A single genomic interval of Bacteroidota bacterium harbors:
- a CDS encoding c-type cytochrome, with protein sequence MKHKLTIIAVVVLAFLTLNVYAISNQPKEAKETDEPPKRNLKILPQDISKEALKDTMKFFSNALGVKCGFCHVSSKDNPKELDFASDENHYKEAARFMMKMTTEINDKYFIPFAGPDGQQIVPNKINCMTCHNGNKEPITSHADSK encoded by the coding sequence ATGAAACATAAATTAACCATTATTGCAGTTGTAGTGCTTGCTTTCCTTACGCTAAATGTCTATGCAATTTCCAATCAACCAAAAGAAGCAAAAGAAACAGACGAACCGCCCAAAAGAAATTTAAAAATCCTCCCCCAAGACATAAGCAAAGAGGCTTTAAAAGACACAATGAAATTCTTTTCTAATGCGCTGGGTGTTAAATGCGGATTCTGCCATGTATCAAGCAAAGACAATCCCAAAGAATTAGATTTTGCAAGTGACGAAAATCATTATAAAGAAGCAGCGCGTTTTATGATGAAAATGACTACCGAAATTAACGACAAATATTTTATTCCTTTTGCAGGACCTGACGGACAACAAATCGTTCCCAATAAAATCAACTGTATGACTTGTCATAACGGGAACAAAGAGCCGATTACTTCACATGCAGATTCAAAATAA
- the tilS gene encoding tRNA lysidine(34) synthetase TilS: protein MLKQFQAEIQKLNLITHHKIGLAISGGVDSVVLLQLLLDSELKNIILLHVNYGLRGKESDEDEAFVRNLAITYNLQIEILDAKNQFNKHTGIQEKARQIRYDWFNTFINNNSIDIVLTAHQQNDLSETLLLNLFRKTGIDGLTGMGNRQRFLRPLLPFSRKQIEDFAEEKGLQWRNDSSNMKSDYARNFIRNKIIPLTEEKFPNVIQNIAETTLQIRQEKDLLQSLITRIAKDLWIRQDEQLNIISRIHLVGFNQASLLLHYLLEDKGFNYVQANEMCLSKDSGKEWESELYRACTSDDKIWIIPKSLHTQEHSFRWIIGKEIQLDWGIMHVSTKQLPSNSYTLYLGESLVGKEIEMRFWELGDKIQMANNGQSKKLSDLFTEHKIPVLLRKLIPVFLIENQIVWIPGIRTAPPMNNPQNNHSNLLISAKHLLL, encoded by the coding sequence ATGCTAAAGCAATTTCAAGCAGAGATTCAAAAACTCAACCTAATCACACATCACAAAATAGGACTGGCTATCAGTGGCGGTGTGGATTCGGTTGTATTGTTACAATTATTGCTTGATTCGGAGTTAAAAAACATCATTTTACTTCATGTAAATTATGGGTTGCGCGGCAAAGAGAGTGATGAAGATGAGGCGTTTGTGAGAAATTTGGCTATCACTTACAATTTACAAATTGAAATATTGGATGCTAAGAATCAATTTAATAAGCATACCGGTATTCAAGAAAAAGCACGTCAAATAAGGTATGATTGGTTCAATACTTTTATTAATAACAACAGCATAGACATTGTATTGACTGCGCACCAACAGAATGATTTGAGCGAAACGCTTTTGCTTAATCTGTTTAGAAAAACCGGAATAGACGGTTTGACCGGAATGGGAAACCGCCAAAGGTTTCTTCGTCCGCTCCTTCCCTTTTCTCGCAAGCAGATTGAGGATTTTGCCGAAGAAAAAGGACTTCAATGGCGCAATGATAGCAGCAATATGAAATCGGATTATGCACGCAATTTTATCCGAAACAAAATCATCCCTTTGACAGAAGAAAAGTTTCCCAATGTCATCCAAAATATTGCTGAAACCACCCTTCAAATAAGACAAGAGAAGGATTTATTGCAATCGTTGATTACGCGAATTGCAAAAGATTTATGGATTAGACAAGACGAACAACTCAACATTATTTCTCGCATTCATCTTGTCGGATTTAACCAAGCTTCGCTACTATTACATTATCTGCTCGAAGACAAAGGGTTCAATTATGTGCAGGCAAATGAAATGTGTTTGAGTAAAGATTCGGGAAAAGAATGGGAATCTGAGCTTTATAGGGCATGTACAAGCGATGATAAGATTTGGATAATACCCAAATCTTTGCACACACAGGAACATTCATTCCGTTGGATAATAGGAAAAGAAATACAATTGGATTGGGGCATTATGCATGTCAGCACGAAACAATTGCCATCAAATTCTTATACCTTGTATTTGGGCGAGTCCTTAGTAGGCAAAGAGATTGAAATGCGTTTTTGGGAATTAGGAGATAAAATCCAAATGGCAAACAATGGTCAGAGTAAAAAGCTGAGCGATTTGTTTACAGAACACAAAATTCCGGTTCTTTTGCGCAAGTTAATACCCGTCTTTTTAATTGAGAATCAGATTGTTTGGATTCCGGGAATACGTACCGCACCCCCCATGAATAATCCACAAAATAACCACTCTAATCTATTAATAAGTGCAAAACACTTATTATTGTAG
- a CDS encoding PKD domain-containing protein — protein MKKLLSVLFAMGFAWQANAGCSLVNVPLQDRINENEMVLEATVISKFSYKNQSNNFIYTAHTLQVHKYFKGSSNQEFITLLTEGGIVGNEAVGVNPNLETQIGQSGIFFISRNFSWDNPENQTFTYYSKTGPLGFISYDYNKKKAFDNLNQWGDIKTNLIPQIKNLTQQEIIISQPNEPKINGRRVTPTITSFSPASIDAGTQQILTITGTGFGASRGSGFVFFPDANNGGSGYVFPNSGDYVSWTDTEIKLRVQTRAGTGKFKVYNSTGDNVTSATNLTIPWAHLNIAYYTPPQVPDTTAFELRHIGQNGNGGITWIWDTKFITNTPAVNSFIRAIESWRCNTLINWDTTGILSNDTMMNDNKNMVFFDKGWLGSSILGTCYSFYSGCYIPGGMDWYVTGMDIVFKKSANWEYGPAAPTGGKTDFESVALHELGHGHQLGHVINTNNVMHYSIGPNTDKRTLQSNDTACGNYITRKSTTSICSKQAMSLINPGSCQFAPLAADFSVDKSNACAKDTVIFSDLSQGNITSWAWDFGLGAVPATAIGQGPHKVIYNIGGNKTVKLDIASGNSSDSKQYSAMVSVKSTAQPIADFTSSFVKGCEMSFSVINPIVTTTYTWDFAGQGTDNGNNPSFAFSNGGAHNVKLTASNSCGSISETKEVNFICTDFSTDKQDACMFETVTFTNLSGPANTLSWDFGFGATPATASGAGPHKVIYSNGGNISISLTSTDLKSTQTISKNLNIKNADHPHADFTFDNKGNFELQFNNSSTGLNNNYTWSFGDGNTSVDENPNHKYISNPNGLQVTLTARNVCDSNILSITLPEFASVNTLNKHNTWGIYPNPTHDELHIKSEQNVVIQKIVIVDVVGKIVFEKSINNNATQYTLDLQTLSPGIYTMSVYSEQGKYSQIIRKQ, from the coding sequence ATGAAAAAATTATTATCAGTACTCTTTGCCATGGGTTTTGCATGGCAGGCAAATGCCGGATGTTCGTTGGTAAACGTGCCCTTGCAAGACAGAATTAACGAAAATGAAATGGTGTTAGAAGCCACAGTAATTTCAAAATTCTCTTATAAGAATCAGTCAAATAATTTTATTTATACCGCCCATACTTTACAGGTACACAAGTATTTTAAAGGTAGTTCAAACCAAGAATTCATCACACTTCTGACAGAAGGTGGAATTGTAGGTAATGAGGCGGTTGGGGTGAATCCAAATCTTGAGACTCAAATAGGTCAAAGCGGAATTTTCTTTATTAGCAGAAATTTCAGTTGGGACAACCCTGAAAATCAAACATTCACTTATTATTCCAAAACCGGTCCATTGGGTTTTATCTCTTATGATTATAATAAGAAAAAGGCTTTTGACAATCTGAACCAATGGGGTGATATAAAAACCAATTTAATTCCTCAAATAAAGAACCTCACCCAACAAGAGATTATTATTTCTCAACCCAATGAGCCCAAAATAAATGGCAGGAGAGTAACTCCTACCATCACAAGTTTTTCACCGGCTTCCATTGATGCGGGAACTCAACAAATACTCACCATTACCGGAACCGGTTTTGGTGCGAGCAGAGGCTCAGGCTTTGTTTTCTTTCCCGATGCCAATAACGGTGGAAGCGGCTATGTATTCCCTAACTCAGGTGATTATGTTTCATGGACAGACACAGAAATAAAACTCAGAGTGCAAACAAGAGCCGGAACAGGTAAATTCAAAGTATATAATAGTACCGGTGACAATGTTACCTCTGCTACAAACCTCACTATTCCTTGGGCACATCTCAATATTGCATATTATACACCTCCTCAGGTTCCGGACACTACGGCATTTGAATTAAGGCATATAGGGCAAAACGGAAACGGTGGAATTACATGGATTTGGGACACTAAGTTTATAACCAACACTCCTGCTGTCAATTCTTTTATCAGAGCTATTGAGTCATGGAGATGTAACACCCTGATTAATTGGGATACAACAGGCATCTTATCAAATGACACCATGATGAACGATAATAAGAACATGGTTTTCTTTGATAAAGGCTGGCTGGGTTCATCTATTTTGGGTACTTGCTACTCATTTTATAGCGGTTGTTATATACCGGGTGGCATGGACTGGTATGTAACCGGAATGGATATTGTTTTCAAAAAGAGTGCAAATTGGGAATATGGACCTGCAGCGCCTACGGGTGGAAAAACTGACTTCGAGTCTGTTGCACTGCACGAACTTGGACACGGGCATCAGTTAGGACACGTGATCAATACCAACAATGTAATGCATTATTCCATTGGACCCAATACCGATAAAAGAACCCTTCAAAGCAATGATACTGCTTGCGGTAACTATATAACAAGAAAAAGTACAACGTCTATTTGCAGCAAACAAGCCATGAGTTTAATCAACCCCGGTTCTTGTCAGTTTGCTCCTTTAGCTGCTGATTTTAGTGTTGACAAATCCAACGCATGTGCTAAAGACACCGTTATTTTTTCTGACCTTTCTCAAGGGAATATCACTTCTTGGGCATGGGATTTTGGATTAGGTGCAGTTCCTGCGACCGCAATTGGTCAAGGTCCTCACAAAGTCATTTATAATATTGGCGGAAACAAAACCGTAAAATTGGATATTGCCAGCGGAAATTCTTCCGACAGCAAGCAATATTCCGCAATGGTATCCGTGAAATCTACTGCTCAACCTATTGCTGACTTTACTTCTTCATTTGTGAAAGGCTGTGAAATGTCTTTTTCAGTAATAAATCCTATTGTAACTACCACCTACACCTGGGACTTTGCCGGACAAGGCACTGACAATGGTAATAACCCATCATTTGCTTTCTCCAACGGAGGGGCTCATAATGTCAAATTAACAGCAAGCAATTCTTGTGGTTCAATTTCGGAAACTAAGGAAGTGAACTTTATTTGTACAGATTTTTCAACTGACAAACAGGATGCTTGTATGTTCGAAACCGTTACCTTCACAAATCTATCAGGACCCGCAAACACATTAAGCTGGGACTTTGGCTTCGGTGCTACACCTGCTACTGCATCCGGTGCCGGACCTCATAAAGTTATTTATAGTAATGGTGGCAATATTAGCATCAGTTTGACTTCAACAGATTTAAAATCAACCCAAACCATAAGTAAAAATTTGAATATCAAAAATGCAGATCATCCTCACGCTGATTTTACCTTTGACAACAAGGGCAATTTTGAACTTCAATTCAATAATAGTTCTACAGGACTAAACAATAATTACACTTGGTCATTTGGAGACGGTAATACAAGCGTTGACGAAAACCCGAATCACAAATATATTTCTAATCCAAATGGATTACAAGTAACTCTAACTGCTCGAAACGTATGTGACAGCAATATTTTAAGCATTACACTGCCGGAATTTGCATCGGTGAACACATTAAACAAGCACAACACTTGGGGCATATATCCTAATCCTACCCATGACGAATTACATATTAAATCTGAGCAAAATGTTGTCATTCAAAAGATTGTCATCGTTGATGTAGTTGGAAAAATTGTTTTTGAAAAGAGTATTAATAACAATGCAACTCAATACACACTTGACTTGCAAACATTGAGTCCTGGTATTTATACAATGAGTGTATATTCAGAACAGGGCAAATACAGTCAGATTATTCGCAAGCAATAG
- the coaE gene encoding dephospho-CoA kinase (Dephospho-CoA kinase (CoaE) performs the final step in coenzyme A biosynthesis.): protein MLKVGITGGIGSGKSTVSAVFVSLGIPFYNADARAKWLTEHHPDIVREIIALFGNQAYAFGSYNRKYIASLVFNDTDKLLQLNQIIHPRVEADYKQFCEEHKDTLYTLKEAAILFESGSYKLLDKTIMVLADKELRIRRVCKRDNISREDVLKRMEKQMPDEEKVKLADFVIKNNLQDMIIPQVIELHKQLSAIACE, encoded by the coding sequence ATGCTTAAAGTAGGCATAACCGGAGGTATAGGCAGCGGAAAAAGTACAGTTTCCGCTGTTTTTGTTTCTCTGGGTATTCCTTTTTATAATGCTGATGCAAGAGCCAAATGGCTTACCGAACATCATCCTGACATTGTTAGAGAAATTATTGCATTGTTTGGCAACCAAGCCTATGCTTTTGGCTCTTATAACAGAAAATATATTGCCTCTCTTGTTTTTAACGATACAGACAAACTCCTTCAACTCAATCAAATCATTCATCCGCGTGTAGAAGCCGACTACAAACAGTTCTGCGAAGAACACAAGGACACACTTTATACATTGAAAGAAGCCGCTATACTTTTTGAATCCGGCTCTTATAAACTATTGGACAAAACCATTATGGTGCTTGCGGACAAAGAATTGCGTATCCGCAGGGTGTGTAAGCGCGACAACATTTCCAGAGAAGATGTTTTAAAAAGAATGGAGAAGCAAATGCCGGATGAGGAAAAAGTCAAACTTGCTGACTTTGTTATAAAAAATAACCTGCAAGATATGATCATCCCGCAGGTTATTGAACTGCATAAGCAACTAAGCGCTATTGCTTGCGAATAA
- the yajC gene encoding preprotein translocase subunit YajC, with protein sequence MLLTSILLDAATPAGGIGSFLPLILIIVVFYFFMILPQTKKNKKTRKFLEELKKGDKVVTTGGIHGKVGSIQDTKVTIECEGTTSFVIEKSGLSAELSLAAQGVPTK encoded by the coding sequence ATGCTATTAACAAGTATTTTATTAGACGCAGCCACTCCCGCTGGAGGAATTGGCTCTTTTTTACCTTTAATCCTGATTATCGTTGTGTTTTATTTCTTTATGATTTTGCCACAAACCAAAAAGAATAAAAAGACCAGAAAGTTTCTTGAAGAACTCAAAAAAGGAGATAAAGTTGTTACAACCGGTGGTATTCACGGAAAAGTAGGTTCTATACAGGACACTAAGGTAACTATCGAGTGTGAAGGCACAACAAGTTTTGTAATCGAGAAATCCGGACTTTCTGCAGAGTTAAGCCTTGCAGCACAAGGAGTTCCAACCAAATAA
- a CDS encoding DUF1573 domain-containing protein, with the protein MKKILLIACVAAVVSYGCGNSEKSGVTTDVIKDNATADNPNGASQGMPEITFNVYDHDFGTITEGEVVETTFKFKNNGTANLLISDAKGDCGCTVPVFPKEPIKPGQESKITVSFNSSGKVGENTKRVTVTTNSKEANAYLTIKATVLPKSK; encoded by the coding sequence ATGAAAAAGATATTGCTTATTGCTTGTGTTGCAGCTGTTGTTTCTTATGGATGCGGAAATTCCGAAAAGTCCGGAGTTACAACAGATGTAATCAAAGACAATGCTACTGCGGATAATCCCAATGGAGCTTCTCAGGGTATGCCCGAAATTACATTCAACGTGTATGACCACGATTTCGGCACTATTACAGAAGGAGAAGTAGTTGAAACTACTTTTAAATTCAAAAATAATGGAACAGCAAACCTATTGATTTCAGATGCTAAAGGAGATTGTGGCTGTACTGTGCCGGTTTTCCCAAAAGAACCTATTAAGCCGGGTCAAGAAAGCAAGATTACCGTTTCTTTTAATAGTTCAGGTAAGGTAGGAGAGAACACCAAAAGAGTTACAGTTACCACCAACTCAAAAGAGGCAAACGCTTATTTAACAATCAAAGCAACCGTATTACCCAAATCAAAATAA
- the nusB gene encoding transcription antitermination factor NusB, protein MLARRNLRIKAFQILFSERSKGEADPKKILAAFNHNMKLFEQMYGQLLLLPSALYHYLLSEKDFELSKYFPDKEKIRQTSVLENNVFVALTEDSKELDAILKKSPFDWKNQGELFEKIFKEMKNTDFFKDYIVFDEPNQKQQEEFLLSLYGYLFETNTDFQDEMADIYYDWDYDVFNFYQMLSDSLRNSYLNNTLFIQKVYKDEEEDYDFVRDLVEKTIVESSSYHKILQVVAKSWDTERIAKVDILLMEMAISEFLYFPTIPLKVTINEYIDLAKIFSTDKSHIFINGVLDKTKDLLLSEGKIKKEGRGLRDK, encoded by the coding sequence ATGCTGGCACGCAGAAATTTAAGAATAAAAGCCTTTCAGATATTGTTCTCCGAAAGGTCAAAAGGTGAAGCCGACCCCAAGAAGATACTGGCTGCATTTAATCATAATATGAAGTTGTTTGAGCAGATGTACGGGCAATTATTGCTCTTGCCTTCAGCTTTGTATCATTACTTATTATCTGAAAAAGATTTTGAATTGTCTAAGTATTTTCCCGACAAAGAAAAGATTAGACAGACTTCAGTGCTGGAAAACAATGTATTTGTCGCACTGACAGAAGATTCCAAAGAGTTAGACGCCATATTAAAAAAATCTCCTTTTGACTGGAAAAACCAAGGAGAACTTTTTGAGAAAATTTTTAAAGAGATGAAAAACACCGACTTTTTCAAAGACTACATTGTTTTTGATGAACCCAATCAAAAGCAACAAGAGGAATTTTTGTTGAGTCTGTACGGTTATCTTTTTGAAACAAATACAGACTTTCAGGATGAGATGGCTGATATTTACTATGATTGGGACTACGATGTGTTTAACTTCTATCAGATGCTTTCGGATTCACTTCGGAATTCCTATTTAAACAATACGCTCTTTATCCAAAAAGTTTATAAAGACGAAGAAGAAGATTATGATTTTGTTCGAGATTTAGTCGAAAAAACAATTGTTGAGAGCAGCAGCTATCACAAAATATTGCAAGTAGTGGCAAAATCATGGGACACCGAGCGCATTGCCAAGGTTGATATTCTACTGATGGAAATGGCTATATCGGAGTTTCTGTATTTCCCCACAATTCCGTTGAAGGTAACCATTAACGAGTATATAGATTTGGCAAAGATATTTAGCACAGACAAGAGCCATATTTTTATAAACGGTGTACTTGACAAAACAAAAGATTTATTGTTGTCGGAGGGTAAGATTAAGAAAGAGGGACGGGGCTTGCGAGACAAATAA
- a CDS encoding ABC transporter substrate-binding protein codes for MKTLSLTTILILLLVLQNACTLSNKQAKTFTGNELIKYSKLLSIKESKDTFLITVSTVDNKLFEYPISKRDTQYYHKIASLSSVFSGFLCEIEAQNSIIAVDDISFLSNPNLLTRNPTSVSTGGVINAELLISLHPDLIIHSGYGEISSILQDKLKSLNIPLFLCNNYLEENPLGRAEWIKAFGILSGKKEEAFSLFNKIESEYNALKGKTYPHQPRVMIGILFGGIWDVPAAQSYTAQLVQDAGGDYIWKNNGEAGRIPLSLETVAQTALNADIWLHPGAYKTLANMQSVEPRYADFSAFKNRMVFNNNKQVNAKGGNAFWETAPVRPQVVLRDLIQIFHSDSMQNLVYYQKLE; via the coding sequence GTGAAAACCCTATCTCTCACAACTATTTTAATATTACTTTTAGTTCTTCAAAATGCTTGTACCCTTTCTAACAAACAAGCAAAAACATTTACAGGTAATGAGCTCATAAAATATTCAAAACTGTTGTCAATCAAAGAAAGCAAAGACACTTTTCTCATAACAGTATCAACAGTTGACAATAAACTATTTGAATATCCTATCAGTAAACGCGACACACAATATTATCATAAAATTGCATCCTTGTCATCAGTTTTTTCCGGATTCTTATGCGAAATCGAAGCTCAAAATTCCATCATTGCGGTGGATGATATCAGTTTTTTGAGCAATCCAAATTTACTTACACGCAACCCGACTTCGGTCAGCACGGGTGGTGTGATCAATGCTGAATTACTGATAAGTCTTCATCCTGACCTAATCATACATTCAGGGTATGGAGAAATTTCATCCATTCTTCAAGACAAACTCAAATCCTTGAATATTCCATTGTTTTTATGCAATAATTATCTGGAAGAAAACCCATTGGGGCGAGCAGAATGGATAAAAGCCTTTGGAATACTTAGTGGTAAAAAAGAGGAAGCTTTTAGCTTATTCAACAAAATCGAATCTGAATATAATGCTCTTAAAGGCAAGACATACCCGCATCAGCCAAGGGTTATGATTGGAATTCTTTTTGGAGGCATTTGGGATGTCCCTGCGGCTCAAAGCTATACTGCTCAACTCGTTCAAGATGCAGGTGGTGATTATATTTGGAAAAACAATGGGGAAGCCGGCAGAATCCCACTGAGTCTGGAAACCGTTGCTCAAACTGCTCTCAATGCTGACATTTGGCTACATCCCGGTGCATACAAAACATTGGCAAATATGCAAAGTGTAGAACCCAGATATGCTGATTTTAGTGCTTTCAAAAACCGAATGGTTTTCAACAATAATAAGCAAGTAAATGCAAAGGGAGGAAACGCATTTTGGGAAACCGCGCCTGTCCGACCACAAGTAGTTTTACGAGATTTGATTCAAATTTTTCATTCCGATTCGATGCAAAACTTAGTCTATTACCAAAAGTTGGAATGA
- a CDS encoding NAD(P)H-dependent oxidoreductase produces MKTIGIFVGSLRKDSLSQKIALNIQTMAPEGYEFKIISIGHLPFYNQDLDTEESVHENFVTFRNIIKQLDGVFFVTPEYNRSIPAVLKNALDVASRPAGQNCWSGKPGAIVSMSIGNIAGFGANHHLRQTLTFLNVYTMQQPEAYLAQISPDLFDANNKLIDTRVNTFLKKVVDAYTVWFEKLTR; encoded by the coding sequence ATGAAGACAATCGGAATATTTGTAGGAAGCCTTCGCAAGGATTCATTATCACAAAAGATTGCATTAAATATACAAACAATGGCTCCCGAAGGATATGAATTCAAAATCATTTCAATAGGTCATCTGCCTTTTTACAACCAGGATTTAGATACAGAAGAAAGTGTACACGAGAATTTTGTTACTTTCCGAAATATCATCAAACAACTTGATGGAGTTTTCTTTGTTACACCGGAATATAATCGCTCAATTCCTGCTGTATTGAAAAATGCGCTGGATGTAGCTTCTCGTCCTGCCGGACAAAACTGCTGGAGCGGAAAACCGGGTGCAATAGTGAGCATGTCCATTGGTAATATTGCCGGATTTGGGGCTAACCATCACTTGCGCCAAACCCTTACTTTCTTGAATGTATATACAATGCAGCAGCCGGAGGCTTATTTGGCTCAAATTAGTCCGGACTTATTTGATGCCAATAATAAACTCATAGACACAAGAGTAAATACTTTTCTCAAGAAAGTGGTAGATGCTTATACCGTTTGGTTTGAAAAGCTAACCCGCTAA